The genomic stretch AGGCTTCGCTAATAGGATTTTGGGAGCTGTACTTGACGAAGCATTACCGCCTGTGCTACTCATTGATTGATTGGCTTTCTACTCTTTACTCGCCGGAAGTTCGCTCCAATGTTCCGACGACGACCGCGAAAGAGAAAGCTCTGAAGGGACGAAAACAGAATCGATGAATTCTTTGGGGTtcaaattgaaatgtttatttttgcattaatagtttaatagtttaatcaaaataatagaaaaatctttaaaaagaatttaattactctatataattttagtacatcaattcataatatcacattattaaatatattaaatattacttttatcaATGAACGATttgtatttttcttcaattaatTCACTTAATCAAATCActttcataattactttcttaacctattgaagcacaataggttgggtttgatgccactggaccacaaggtccttgacgTAACTCTAGTATATAAAAGAccacaagaaagtaaatcagCATAAGTTACACAATTTTGTTTAAAACTTAAGTTATACATAATTGGTCAATTTAAACTTAGAAAATCAATAGAGAGTTCTCTCATATTCTGATCAAGAACTGCCCATAGTTTAACCAAATATTGGGCAATGGACTGACAAGCCTGTAAAATCATAATGTCGCTTTATTGTGGGACGAGACAAACTCAACCCTGCTTTGACAGCTTTAATAGATTGTTTGACCGCATTGATACTCAATTGTCACAAAGGTAAAGTTTGAGAATAATGGTTTGGAATCAAGTTTCACTAGCGTGTGAGAGCAACATCTCAAAGTAAGAGGTACTCATTCTACACAGTAAGCATAGATTTAGTTTCTGTGTAGCTGAATTACTATAATTTACATCATTCTAGATACTTTGTCGGGTTATAACGTGGAGACCCTTGGAGTTAgagattcaacattttgggaaCAAACCTTTAATAGATTGAgagtagttttcaaaaaaaaaaaaaaaaagattgagagtaaatgaaaaatacaaataagAATAAGAGTTGAAATGTAATTTTCCAAAAATAAGGGATTCAAAGGAAACTAAATTTTCGCAGCTCAAACTCAATACGCGACGCGAGAGTGCAGGAATAAAGATCTGATTAAGAATCCTGCGTTGTTAAATTCCTTCCTGTAATTTTCCTCAGGTCTGAACAAATTATGGCTTCATTCGGGAGGAAGCAGGGCGTGGCAATGTTCACCAATCTATTGAAAACCCTAACTGCGAGACCTTCGGTGCCCAATTTCCCATCCGGCTCGAGGGGTGTCAGCGGCGCCGCCGGCATCGTTAGCAGCGAGGTCCTCACCTCTCACACTGCTAAATGGATGCAGGTAAACCATTTGATTCCTCCAATCAATCACTGAAACCGTATTTCGCGTTGCATATTGGATGCATTTCCGATGAATAATCGAGAATCAGTCTTGTTTAATAGGGATTTTTGGGTGGGTTTAATCGAAACTATCATTTCATATGTTAATATTATTGATATGTGGATAGAATATTTGGGCTATATTATATGAAGTTATCAAGACGGATAATGATCTTGGATTCTTGGTGGAGAGTTAAGGAGACAAGCTAATAGAAATTCAAAAAGCACATTTTGATTGCTTACATTATGAAATTGCATATGTTGATAGTGTTTGAAATCAATTACTTGATAAAATGCATTGAATGTGATTGTGTTTCACAATTGCAATCATGTATTATATTCAAATGAAAGGTACAAAGTATATATCATGTTCAAATTTATCATCTCAGCAAGCTTTAGCTTTATGGTTCTATTGGGTACTGATCAAAATTTAAAGCTCCTATTCTTCCTTTTTACCTCTTCTCTTAAGACTAGATACATCTCAGCTTCATTGATCTAACAACCTGCTATTTATGGCTTTACTTGTCATGGTCTACTGCTGTGAGCATTCTGTCCTGATCATTGTTTttttatgattatgtatttaAGTTAAAGAATGAAATTGCAGTAATGCTaagcagaaaaaaaaattggttgcTTCTTTTGGTCTTACTCTGTCTTATGTATAATTAAAGATTCTTTGTCctttcttaattcttaaatcCACTTTGTGCTATTAAGGTTTTCTtctaagaataaataaattgaatgcgAAAAATGGATGAGAAATCTAAAATAGTCCACCTCTATATTGGTTAAGTTCTATATGCTAGTTGGCCTCATATACTTGTATGATTGTCCCATtctattttgtttctttcattcTTTCGTGTAAAGCTCTCAGTTCTTACCTCAATGTACACTGCACAATTTTTCTTGATTGAACCATTGGAACACTTTAGCTCCATTACTGAGAATGTGAATCCTTGTGTAGGGAAAATATATGTATGAGAAACTAAATCTTTTTGACTTGCACTTTATGAaaaaaactagtactttaaatTGCGTCCACCAGTGAACATGTGAAGCATCTGACTGTCTTACATTGTGCACTGTAAATAATGGTTCCCTTATTATGCTGTTCCTTCGTTTCTTTATCTTTTATCCTTGTTACAGAGCATATCATATTTGTTGGTTGTCATTTTCATGTCAAATGCCAAGATAAATTGTCTTCATGGTTTTCTGTGCTCTATTGGTAGGATACTGGCAAAAAATCTCCTATGGAGTTGATCAATGAAGTTCCACCTATTAAGGTGGAGGGCCGGATTGTTGCCTGTGAAGGAGGTAAACATGCAGATAGTATCATAGTAATCCCTCTTGTGTCGCTTGTATCCCGTTAAGATTTGATGTATGAAACATTCTTTCCTGATGCAGATAGCGACCCTGCTCTTGGGCACCCGATTGAGTTTATATGCCTTGATTTGGATGCACCCGCTGTTTGCAAGTACTGTGGCTTGCGCTACTTCCAAGATCACGGGCATCACCACTAAGGGGCTGCATGATCAATTATGTTCTTTTGAAAGTTTTCTAAATAGACCAGGCCCtcttttaattatattgtaacTCGTTTTAATGCTGCAATGTTGCAGTCTTTATAATAAGAACAAAATCCTTGGTCTTTTGTTCTTCTGTGAACATATGATTTTGATTGTTTAAATGAATATTTCCTTGTCATCTCAAGGGACTAGTGTCAAAATTTGGAGGTTAACAAAGAAAGGATTGTGAATTCCATTTATTGAAGAATGCTATGAATGAAAACATTGCAATATGGAAAAGAATCCTAACAGCATCACTTCCAATAGGTCATGCTCAAAATGAACACTGGTAAGTGGTCAGTATCAAAATTCCATGAAGGTAAAAGAATAGGCTACTTTAACCTTGAGGAACAATAAAAATGATTTGTTTCAATagcataatactccgtattgtGCTAATTCCTCTAAGCAAAAAGTATCAATCAGAACCGCAATGCTGTGGAATCAAGCACTCTTGCCCTCAGCAGctaattttcttctttgttgATGCTCTGCAACTTTGTAATCTACCACTTCCCGGAACAAAGCAGGATCTAAAACGCAGTTCTCACTACCATAAACGGCAGCTTGAACGCTTGCCATCAGCTTAGCTATTTCTCTTCCCGAAAATCCTTCTGTCTTCACTGCAGCTTCCTTAAGAATATCATCAGTCAAACCTTTGATCTCTATCTTCTGTGTTTGTTTACGGAACCGAGTTACAATACCAGCCTTTCTTGCTCCAGCTTGAGCTATATATTTATCCAAATAAAGTTTCAGCAACTCAAAGCGTTCACTCTCACCAGGCAAGGGAAATTCTAAAACTTCATCTATACGATCTGTAACAGCTGAATCAAGATCACCAGGGCGATTTGTTGCTAGAGCAAGGACTATGTCTTTGGATTGATCACCCGTTCGGAAAAGAAGGGCATTTAAAGCACTCCTTTGAGCTTCACTCATGTAGGTTTTATTCCGCCTGAAGTTTGTCAAATTACAAAGTCCAACAGTCAGGTTGCATGCATAATAGACAATACAA from Ipomoea triloba cultivar NCNSP0323 chromosome 12, ASM357664v1 encodes the following:
- the LOC115999131 gene encoding NADH dehydrogenase [ubiquinone] iron-sulfur protein 6, mitochondrial, whose protein sequence is MASFGRKQGVAMFTNLLKTLTARPSVPNFPSGSRGVSGAAGIVSSEVLTSHTAKWMQDTGKKSPMELINEVPPIKVEGRIVACEGDSDPALGHPIEFICLDLDAPAVCKYCGLRYFQDHGHHH